In one Balaenoptera musculus isolate JJ_BM4_2016_0621 chromosome 20, mBalMus1.pri.v3, whole genome shotgun sequence genomic region, the following are encoded:
- the COASY gene encoding bifunctional coenzyme A synthase isoform X1, with product MAVFRSGLLVLTTPLTSLAPRLAPILTSAARLVNHTLYVHLQPGMSLGGPAQPQSSPVQATFEVIDFITHLYAGADVHRHLDVRILLTNIRTRSFLPPLTSSVQNLAHPPEVVLTDFQTLDGSQYNPAKQQLERYATSCYSCCPQLSSVLLYPDYGPGVLPVGSLDVPLPSTISPTSPVGRSAKQPVRGHQRGAVGGTFDRLHNAHKVLLSVACLLAQEQLVVGVADKDLLKSKLLPELLQPYAERVEHLSEFLVDIKPSLTFDIIPLLDPYGPAGSDPSLEFLVVSEETYRGGMAVNRFRLENDLEELTLYQIQLLKDLNHKENEEDKVSSSSFRQQMLGNLLRPPHKRPELPPGFYVIGLTGISGSGKSSVAQRLKGLGAYVIDSDHLGHRAYAPGGPAYQPVVEAFGTDILHKDGIINRKVLGSRVFGNKKQLKILTDIMWPVIAKLAREEMEQAVAEGKHVCVIDAAMLLEAGWQNMVHEVWTVVIPETEAVRRIVERDGLSEDAAHSRLQSQMSGQQLVDQSHVVLSTLWEPHVTQCQVEKAWALLQKRISEAPSGP from the exons ATGGCCGTATTCCGGTCGGGCCTCCTGGTGTTGACAACGCCGCTGACCTCCCTGGCCCCTCGCCTGGCCCCCATCCTGACCTCGGCGGCCCGGTTGGTGAATCACACGCTTTATGTACACCTGCAACCGGGCATGAGCCTGGGGGGCCCGGCTCAGCCCCAGTCCAGCCCCGTGCAGGCCACGTTTGAAGTTATCGATTTCATCACGCACCTCTACGCTGGCGCCGACGTCCACAGGCACCTGGACGTTAGAATTCTGCTGACCAATATCCGAACCAGGAGCTTTCTCCCTCCCCTGACCAGCTCAGTCCAGAACCTGGCCCACCCGCCGGAAGTGGTGCTGACCGATTTCCAGACCCTGGATGGAAGCCAGTACAACCCAGCCAAGCAACAGCTAGAGCGTTATGCTACCAGTTGTTACAGCTGTTGTCCGCAACTGTCTTCGGTGCTGCTATACCCCGATTATGGGCCTGGAGTTCTGCCCGTGGGGTCCCTGGACGTCCCCTTACCCTCCACCATCAGCCCAACCTCCCCCGTGGGCAGGTCTGCCAAGCAGCCAGTGCGTGGCCACCAGCGCGGTGCTGTGGGTGGCACCTTTGACCGCCTGCACAATGCCCACAAGGTGTTGCTCAGCGTCGCATGCCTCCTGGCTCAGGAGCAGCTTGTGGTGGGAGTAGCAGACAAAGACCTGTTGAAGA GCAAGTTGCTCCCTGAGCTGCTCCAACCGTACGCAGAACGCGTGGAACATCTGAGTGAGTTCCTGGTGGACATCAAGCCCTCCTTGACTTTTGATATCATCCCCCTGCTGGACCCCTATGGGCCCGCTGGCTCTGACCCCTCTCTGGAGTTCCTGGTGGTCAGCGAGGAGACCTATCGTGGGGGGATGGCCGTCAACCGCTTCCGCCTTGAGAAT GACCTGGAGGAGCTCACCTTGTACCAGATCCAGCTGCTGAAGGACCTAAACCACAAGGAAAACGAAGAGGACAAAGTCAGCTCCTCCAGCTTCCGCCAACAAATGCTGGGAAACCTGCTCCGGCCTCCACAC AAGAGGCCAGAGCTCCCCCCAGGTTTCTACGTGATTGGGCTGACGGGCATCAGTGGCTCTGGGAAGAGCTCAGTAGCTCAGCGGCTGAAGGGCCTGGGGGCATATGTTATCGACAGTGACCACCTGGGCCACCGGGCCTATGCCCCGGGCGGTCCTGCCTACCAGCCGGTTGTGGAAGCCTTCGGAACAG ATATTCTCCATAAAGATGGCATTATCAACAGGAAGGTCCTAGGGAGCCGGGTGTTTGGGAACAAG AAGCAGCTGAAGATACTCACGGACATTATGTGGCCAGTTATCGCAAAGCTGGCCAGAGAGGAAATGGAGCAGGCTGTGGCTGAGG GAAAGCATGTGTGCGTGATTGATGCCGCCATGCTGCTTGAAGCAGGCTGGCAGAACATGGTCCATGAGGTGTGGACTGTTGTCATCCCTGAGACTGAG GCTGTACGACGCATTGTGGAGAGGGATGGCCTGAGTGAGGATGCGGCTCACAGCCGGCTGCAGAGCCAGATGAGTGGGCAGCAGCTTGTGGACCAGAGCCACGTGGTGCTGAGCACCTTGTGGGAGCCACATGTCACCCAGTGCCAG GTGGAGAAAGCCTGGGCCCTCCTGCAGAAGCGCATCTCCGAGGCACCATCAGGCCCATGA
- the COASY gene encoding bifunctional coenzyme A synthase isoform X2, protein MAVFRSGLLVLTTPLTSLAPRLAPILTSAARLVNHTLYVHLQPGMSLGGPAQPQSSPVQATFEVIDFITHLYAGADVHRHLDVRILLTNIRTRSFLPPLTSSVQNLAHPPEVVLTDFQTLDGSQYNPAKQQLERYATSCYSCCPQLSSVLLYPDYGPGVLPVGSLDVPLPSTISPTSPVGRSAKQPVRGHQRGAVGGTFDRLHNAHKVLLSVACLLAQEQLVVGVADKDLLKSKLLPELLQPYAERVEHLSEFLVDIKPSLTFDIIPLLDPYGPAGSDPSLEFLVVSEETYRGGMAVNRFRLENDLEELTLYQIQLLKDLNHKENEEDKVSSSSFRQQMLGNLLRPPHKRPELPPGFYVIGLTGISGSGKSSVAQRLKGLGAYVIDSDHLGHRAYAPGGPAYQPVVEAFGTDILHKDGIINRKVLGSRVFGNKKQLKILTDIMWPVIAKLAREEMEQAVAEARILL, encoded by the exons ATGGCCGTATTCCGGTCGGGCCTCCTGGTGTTGACAACGCCGCTGACCTCCCTGGCCCCTCGCCTGGCCCCCATCCTGACCTCGGCGGCCCGGTTGGTGAATCACACGCTTTATGTACACCTGCAACCGGGCATGAGCCTGGGGGGCCCGGCTCAGCCCCAGTCCAGCCCCGTGCAGGCCACGTTTGAAGTTATCGATTTCATCACGCACCTCTACGCTGGCGCCGACGTCCACAGGCACCTGGACGTTAGAATTCTGCTGACCAATATCCGAACCAGGAGCTTTCTCCCTCCCCTGACCAGCTCAGTCCAGAACCTGGCCCACCCGCCGGAAGTGGTGCTGACCGATTTCCAGACCCTGGATGGAAGCCAGTACAACCCAGCCAAGCAACAGCTAGAGCGTTATGCTACCAGTTGTTACAGCTGTTGTCCGCAACTGTCTTCGGTGCTGCTATACCCCGATTATGGGCCTGGAGTTCTGCCCGTGGGGTCCCTGGACGTCCCCTTACCCTCCACCATCAGCCCAACCTCCCCCGTGGGCAGGTCTGCCAAGCAGCCAGTGCGTGGCCACCAGCGCGGTGCTGTGGGTGGCACCTTTGACCGCCTGCACAATGCCCACAAGGTGTTGCTCAGCGTCGCATGCCTCCTGGCTCAGGAGCAGCTTGTGGTGGGAGTAGCAGACAAAGACCTGTTGAAGA GCAAGTTGCTCCCTGAGCTGCTCCAACCGTACGCAGAACGCGTGGAACATCTGAGTGAGTTCCTGGTGGACATCAAGCCCTCCTTGACTTTTGATATCATCCCCCTGCTGGACCCCTATGGGCCCGCTGGCTCTGACCCCTCTCTGGAGTTCCTGGTGGTCAGCGAGGAGACCTATCGTGGGGGGATGGCCGTCAACCGCTTCCGCCTTGAGAAT GACCTGGAGGAGCTCACCTTGTACCAGATCCAGCTGCTGAAGGACCTAAACCACAAGGAAAACGAAGAGGACAAAGTCAGCTCCTCCAGCTTCCGCCAACAAATGCTGGGAAACCTGCTCCGGCCTCCACAC AAGAGGCCAGAGCTCCCCCCAGGTTTCTACGTGATTGGGCTGACGGGCATCAGTGGCTCTGGGAAGAGCTCAGTAGCTCAGCGGCTGAAGGGCCTGGGGGCATATGTTATCGACAGTGACCACCTGGGCCACCGGGCCTATGCCCCGGGCGGTCCTGCCTACCAGCCGGTTGTGGAAGCCTTCGGAACAG ATATTCTCCATAAAGATGGCATTATCAACAGGAAGGTCCTAGGGAGCCGGGTGTTTGGGAACAAG AAGCAGCTGAAGATACTCACGGACATTATGTGGCCAGTTATCGCAAAGCTGGCCAGAGAGGAAATGGAGCAGGCTGTGGCTGAGG CCCGCATCCTGCTCTGA
- the HSD17B1 gene encoding estradiol 17-beta-dehydrogenase 1 — translation MDRTVVLITGCSSGIGLHLALRLASDPSQSFKVYATLRDLTTQGPLWEAARSRGCPPGSLEMLQLDVRDADSIAAARARVTEGRVDVLVCNAGRGLVGPLEAHEEGTVGSVLDVNLTGTVRMLQAFLPDMKRRRSGRILVTGSMGGLMALPFNAVYCASKFAIEGLCESLAILLQPFGVHLSLIECGPVHTAFPEKLEGGLGGVLDRADAETRDLFSRYLSHSEQIFFEAGQDPEDVTEVFLQALRAPRPALRYFTTERFLPLIQLRFSDPSGCSYVAAAHQAVFGDQAAEGSDGAGAEAGAGELGAPELGAPLAAPK, via the exons ATGGACCGCACCGTGGTGCTCATCACTGGCTGTTCCTCCGGCATTGGCCTACACCTGGCCCTGCGCCTGGCGTCCGACCCATCCCAGAGCTTCAAAG TGTACGCCACGCTGAGGGACCTGACGACACAGGGCCCACTTTGGGAGGCTGCCCGGTCCCGCGGGTGCCCTCCCGGCTCCCTGGAGATGTTGCAGCTGGACGTGAGGGACGCAGATTCCATAGCCGCTGCCCGGGCACGCGTGACCGAGGGCCGCGTGGACGTGCTGG TATGTAACGCAGGCCGGGGCCTGGTGGGGCCGCTGGAGGCACACGAGGAGGGCACCGTGGGCTCCGTGCTGGACGTGAACCTGACCGGGACCGTGCGGATGCTGCAGGCCTTCCTGCCGGACATGAAGCGGCGACGCTCGGGACGCATATTGGTGACCGGGAGCATGGGAGGCTTGATGG CTCTTCCCTTCAACGCCGTTTACTGCGCCAGCAAGTTTGCAATCGAGGGTTTGTGCGAGAGTCTGGCGATTCTGCTGCAGCCCTTCGGGGTCCA CTTGAGCCTCATCGAGTGCGGCCCGGTGCACACCGCCTTCCCCGAGAAGCTGGAGGGCGGCCTGGGCGGGGTGCTGGACCGCGCGGACGCCGAGACCCGCGACCTCTTCTCCCGCTACCTGAGCCACTCCGAGCAGATCTTTTTTGAGGCGGGGCAGGACCCGGAGGACGTGACCGAG GTCTTCCTCCAGGCGCTGCGCGCCCCGCGCCCGGCCCTGCGCTACTTCACCACCGAGCGCTTCCTGCCCCTGATACAGCTGCGCTTCTCCGACCCCAGCGGCTGCAGTTATGTCGCTGCTGCGCACCAAGCAGTGTTCGGCGACCAGGCCGCCGAGGGCTCAGACGGCGCCGGGGCGGAGGCCGGAGCCGGAGAACTGGGGGCACCTGAGCTCGGAGCTCCTCTTGCCGCCCCGAAATAA